A window from Salminus brasiliensis chromosome 7, fSalBra1.hap2, whole genome shotgun sequence encodes these proteins:
- the LOC140560190 gene encoding thiol S-methyltransferase TMT1A-like: MSILMHVCTLVVKILTLPLLVADLLGLGRFYKRVFPALMYRFSFSYNSKMNEKKRELFRELPRFSPRGGPLRLLEVGCGSGANFQHYPNGCRVTCTDPNPHFKSYLQKSMDTNDHLVYENFVVAPGEDLRVVEDNSVDVVVCTLVLCSVKNTPKVIQEAKRVLRPGGAFFFLEHVEADPSTWIYFLQHVFQPFMYYFLDGCDPTRATWKHLEAAGFSDLQLRHFQAPISALVRPHIVGFAVK, translated from the exons ATGTCGATTTTAATGCATGTCTGCACTTTAGTGGTGAAAATCCTCACCCTGCCTCTGCTGGTGGCGGATCTGCTGGGCCTCGGGCGATTTTACAAACGCGTGTTTCCAGCCCTAATGTACAGATTTAGCTTCTCATACAACAGCAAGATGAACGAGAAGAAGCGCGAGCTGTTCCGCGAGCTGCCGCGCTTCTCCCCGCGTGGGGGGCCGCTGCGCCTGCTGGAGGTGGGCTGTGGCAGCGGTGCCAACTTTCAGCACTACCCGAACGGCTGCAGGGTCACCTGCACCGACCCCAACCCTCACTTCAAGAGTTATCTGCAGAAGAGCATGGACACGAACGACCACCTGGTGTACGAGAACTTCGTGGTGGCGCCCGGAGAGGACCTGAGGGTCGTGGAGGACAACTCTGTGGACGTGGTGGTGTGTACACTGGTCCTGTGCTCGGTTAAAAACACCCCCAAGGTTATCCAGGAGGCCAAAAGAGTCCTAAGACCG GGTGGAGCGTTCTTCTTCCTGGAGCATGTGGAAGCGGACCCCTCGACCTGGATATACTTCCTTCAGCATGTTTTTCAGCCTTTCAT GTACTATTTTTTGGACGGTTGTGATCCTACGCGTGCTACATGGAAGCACTTGGAGGCAGCTGGTTTCTCCGACTTGCAGCTTCGCCACTTCCAAGCACCGATTTCTGCCCTCGTCAGACCGCACATCGTTGGCTTTGCTGTGAAATAA